CGCTGCTGGCCTCGCTGAGCGCTTCacccgcgtcttctctcgactgcgAGGCAGGCTGATACGTCTCTTCGAGAGCCTTTGCCGAGTAGTGCTCCAGGAGCAGCTGAAGAATCTCCATGTTCCCCGCGTTGAAACCTTCAGAAATGGCACTCTTGCCGACCTTGTTCTGGGCAAGGACGTCGACGACGAACGCACCcgcagacggaggagacgccgcagctcctgaagacgaagctcctgaagacgaagctcctgaagacgaagctcctgaagaagaagctgctgaagaagaagctcctgaagaagaagctcctgaagacgaagctcctgaagacgaagctcctgaagaagaagctcctgaagaagaagctcctgaagacgaagcagatgCAGAGTCGCtgggaggcgacgaagagtcGAGAAGGAGCTTCACGATTGCCAGCTTCTGATTTGTCACAGCCCAGTGGAGAGGTGTGTTGCCCATGTTGTTCGCCAGATGTCTGGCAcctgagaaaagagaaaaaggagggagGGACATCGACAAGGAAAccaacgagagagaagaacggaatGGACGCACTTCACACATGACCGCTGGCATCCGTGGTCAAGTATGCATGCTCCCAGCTGATCGTGTAAACGTAAAAAAGCgcttgtctgcatgcatgcagatcgaggtgaagatatatataaatatatatatatatatatatatatgtatatatgcatgtatgtatcCGAGTTGTTCTCCAaaaggggagacgcagaTACACAGCTAGATATTAGGAGGTACAGAGAAACGTACATTTACAGGTCGAGACACCATGTCCATGGGGGGGCATGCGACTAGGCATCTACCAGCTCTGGTGAAGCCGCCGCGGTAACACAGTCCTGTAGACCTACTCAAGTTCGAGAGAGTCTTCTCCTTTTGAAGCCGGAAGGGATgcaaggagaggcagaaggcgaaaaaaggagacgaaagacgggcaggaggaagcgacgacAAATATCAGAAGAAGACTCTGGTtgagctggagaagagaaagggtgTGGAGAGGCACTgcgcgagaaggcgcaaaTGAACGAGACTCAGAGGACAGGCTGGTGACACtcacagaggagagcgatGCCGAGCAAATAcgagacaagaggaaggactTGCCTTTTTGAATGAGGAATTTCgcgatttcttcttcaccatTTGCGGCGGCCATGTGCAATGCCGTTTGCCCAGTCACAGGGTCCTGAAGGTCAACGACGCGGGCGTTGCTTCCGTCATGGCCGCAGCTGCATGCCGGCGCCTGCGAgtcgttcctcttcgctttcttctctctgtttccagtCTCGGccaggaagcgacagagactgTGAGGCTCCTCGAACTCCGCCTTCAGCGCCGCGAGGGTAGTCTCCAGATCTGCGGCATCGCCGACGCGCGCTGCGTAGATGAAGTCGTCCACCATCTCCTCGACCTTTGCGCGTCGCGCCGCGCTAAAAGCCGCGGGGGCCGCCATGAGCGTGagcgacaagagagagaagaagaacgggaagaagaagacgaagaatacgaagaagacgaagaagaaaggcagaaaagacgTTAAACGAGAACAAGGATGTAACCTTTTAGAGAGTAACGAAAGAGGAACACCCCACAAATCTCGAAGCTTTTTCAGGCTCCCAGCACAGAAAAGTCGAGACAGCGGTGCGCAGGCGAGCGGAAGAAAACTGAATTCCGTCCTCGAATGCCGAACTGTTTCTACGCTCGCTCGACCTACCAGAGGGTCTCAAGCAAATCGCTTTCTTCGAGTCCTTCGACTCTCTCatgagaaaagaagcttctcttcgccgcaGTCGTCGCCTCGCGCGCTGCGAAAAACCGGTGTCTCTCTAGGCTCAAGTGAGGCTGCAGAGTTCCTTTCTGCTGTGGAACAAAGAGGAGACTCAGCTGGACTTGGAGACTTTTTTTAAGTCTCTTGCGTCAACGAAACGCACCGCCAAGGGAAGTAGTCCGCCTGAAGGAAAGGAGTTCCTCCACCCATCGACCGAGGCGCTCTCCAACCGTTTAGACTCTAAGCCGTAACTTCTGTCCTGTTTATTCACCGGGCGACTTTTCTCAGAGTGTCTTAGACGCGGCCGTGCTGTGTGTGCAGCAGCGCCGCAACTCTGTGTTCCCCGGAGAAATTGAACTTCTTCTTTTTGAAAGCAGCAGGATTTTTTCCAAGTATTGTTGCCGTCGCTGTCGTCCGTCTCTTGCGAgtctctccacctctgcttcctcgtcgtttctctggGTGCGTAGCTTCTTCCACGCGTCGGcgcatctctctgtctttttccttcgccCTTCCTTCCCCGGACTTGGCGGTCTGACAGAGGTCTCTCGTTCGTTGACTCCGCAGTTgacgaaacggaggaaaacaggaaggcagagacacaaggCGAAGAAGTTCATGTTCTGACAATCTTGGAGAGacggcgtctcctcttcttgttcttctgcggtgtcttgttgcttctctcgtgctctcttcctcttcgagtTCCTTTCTTGCCCGTCCacttcacttctctctccttcccttaCGGCTGATCTCGtcgtctgttctctctccagtctcccTTGGATCGGTCGGCGCGAgccgttctccttctctctgcaccgTTCCGTCGCTGCTTGCCGAcgacttccttcttctccactcttctctcgccatGGCTTCTTCCAAACCGGGAGGCGCCTCCAAAGCAGGCGTTGATGCTGTGCAGGAAATCAGCATGATGGTAGGCACTGAATCCAAGCGCCTCACGCGAGACACAGGTTTCTgctttgtctccgttttctccaccggttcctctccgttctcactctcccctctcctcactcgtttccttcgctcgTCTGTCGAttgtcttctccgctctccttCATGTTCGCTTGCGCGCTCGCTCGACCTGTTCCGCGCTCCAACCTCTTGCCGCGCGTCTTTCCACTAAGCGCGCGCGTCTGGCTCcttcctcgagttccttTGCTCCTCTTGACTCAAACTGAGAACCTCGACGACTGCAGacactctctctccgtttctcgccgtcgtatttctctcgctctttcagCGTGGTGACaacctctctcgccttcgcttccagCGTCCTGCGTCTGCAGGGAAGCTTGCACCTCTGTTCCTTCAGTAATGGCTCGAACGAGTCCCCGGAAAGATGTTTGTTCCCTCTCGAGTGGACACTGCCGCTCCCCGGACCGCGCGCGCGAAGCAAGAGCTGAAACGAAGCGTCAAAAGCGCATTCTGTTCACCTGACTCGTCACAGTCACGCATCCCTACGCAACTCTTCCTTCGAGTTCACCTCGCTAGACAGTCCTTCTCTGAGTCCTGCTCCTTTTCGTCGCGTTTCGCCtcttttttgtctccttcgtgtgTCGCGTTTGTATCGCGCGCTTCCTCgttttgtttctcctttctcgctctcctctttgtctccagGCCCGGGAGGTGGAACAACAGCAAGACACTCTCGCCTCGCAGATTCAGAGAGTCTCCACAAAAATTCGCAGCAACGCCATCAACGTCAAGCGCAACGAAGCCGCTCTCGAAATGGTaatttcctctcttttcttcgcagcAGCCTACCCCAGTGAAAAACAAGATATTTTCACAGCCTATGTGTACACAGACGCaacggcgaggaggaaggctCCGTTCCTTGAACTGCCTCTTCGCCGCTGCTCTGTCTTTAtctctcccttcgttctctccctcttcggtCTCTGTTCGTCCTCCTTTTCATCTTGGatttctcgtctccccttttctcctttctctcttctctctgtctcctttccttctctctttcgcctttgcACTTCTCTTTCGTGACTCatcttctgtcgcgtttctctgttctcgagTCTCTTGCCTGTATTACTCCTTCTGGTGTTTTGTCGCCGCGTTTTCGCCGCCTTTCCTACTCCCATTGTTACTCGCTTGCCTTcgttgctgcatgcagctgaagGACGCAGGCCCTCAGGCCGTGACGTATCAGCAAGTTGCGCGGCTCTTCATTTTATCGCCGGCACCGAAGCTGGAAACCTCGCTGCGAAAGCACAGCGCGGAACTCGAGCAAGAGGCAACGAAACTCGAGGTAGgaaacgcgcatgcaggaggGAAATTTGGGCGCTGAACGCGTCCAGCAATCCAGTTGGAAAGCGGTCAAAGAGACTACAGACGatcgcctgtgtctcctgcagTTCTGGAATGCACTGCAGTGCGTATAAGGGGGCTACTGATATATTCGCACAGTCGAAACGATATGTAAACGCGCAGATGCAAATGCATTCAGGCAGATAGACGCTCACACCTCTACATATgaataaatgcatatatatatatatatatatatatatatatgtctgtatatagttatgtgtgtgtgtgaatgTTCAATCAAAAGAGTCTGTCTGTGGGTCGATGCATGTAGACCTGTGATCAGAGCCTGTAGGCGAAGCACTATATCTTTTTGGCtacgcgtttttctctttttcgttggCGGCCAAGGCAGCGAGGTTTCGTTCCACGACAGGTTCGCGCTCTGAGTGTGAGAGGCGACTTGTTTTGTCGTGAGTTCTTCCATCAGGCCCTCTGCCTCCTGCTGTGAGAGCGAAATTGCCTGAGCTTCACTTGGTGTCGCGCCACTTGACGAGACACGGCTGACTCCCGCGTTTGTGCTTCACATCTGTTTTACATttgtttcgcttttttcgcttttaCTCAGGGACTCAAGGACCAGTTGGTCTCCAGGCTGAAGGGCGTCGACGCCCAGGCTGCGGAACTGAGGAAGAGCGTGAGCGGTGCcttgtgtctttctcctcttgttctgTGCCTCTCCAGCTAGACCATAACTAAaagctctctcttctttccacttgtctgtctcgcgttcGGCGTTACTGTGCTTTAGCTTTAGCGTTCGGGAGCTGCGCGAatgttctctctccgtctgtcctctctgtttttcttgtgcTCGCTTCTTAGCCAACGCCCGACGCATTTCCCACAGACTCGCGGGACTTTCCGCCTCTCAGACTGGGGTCTCGAGTTCCGGATTTCAGGTTTTCCTTGTTGCAGCCGAGCGTAGGTTTGATTTGTGTTGTTCTCTGCTTGCCGTACCAAGAGCGCGGACTCGCGCCTCttgtgcttctctcccctcgccgtcttcgctttctctgtcgttgCGTTTTGAGAGCGCCTTCCTATGTCGTGCGCTGAGAACGCATTTCCTCTTcattttctccgttttctccggtTTTTTTGCAGTTTCAGCAGACAATCGCGCAGGCTCTGCAGGCGCAGCGAGGCCCCGCAGCCGCAGACTCGGCGCCAGGCTCTTGAACGCTTCCCTTTTCGCTCTCCAGAACGCGATGGccaaggcagagaaagcgcCTCAGTGCCAAACGCGTAGCCAGCGCGTCCACCTCTGGGTGAAGGTGTGAACGAGCGAAAAAATACGTACAACCACGAATATGTGTGGGGACTGGAGAGGACAGGTGTGAAGGAGGGTCGTGTCTGGCGTCTGCGTAGAGAGGGGCGCGTGCGATTTCAGTTGAAGCTCTTTATTTGTTTCTTCCACAAATTCGCGCTTTGCATGCGGAAGTGCGCGGCATTCGCGAGACGGAAGCAGTGCTCTGTcaaagaaaaaactccaAGAAAAGGCATGGGGAAGACACCCTGAGGAGCCGAGCGGCCCAGCAGtttggggtgtacgtacacgtGGCGGACTGCCTTGTAGCTCGTcaggcagacgaggagagccgtcggtggaaggcggcgaagacAACGAAACTCGGCAGAAAAGCGTGTGTACCTGGGCCGTTGGCGTCTAAAGAGAAAGCCGCGCTTCAACTTGGAGTTCACCGCAAATCGGAATTCGTCCGTTTGCCGCAGGAGAGCTCGGAAGAGCTACCTCGAGAGACATCGAGGAAGCAAATGCATCAATGGAGTGCTCCGCTCACCGCACTTGGACCAGCTGGTCTCAACGTTCAAGCTTTCACACGGCCATTATACAAACACTCTGCATGTACAATTATAATTCTCTTTGCATGGCTACATATATAGAAATCACTATAAacattgatatatatatatatatatacatatatagatgtatatggCGACTCAGGATTCCTGTTTGTAGCTTTTTACAGGCCAAAGAGCGGTTCGAGCTGCTCCGTGACAGTGCCCTCGTGGCGATTCGCATTATACATACTAAcatttttttcgttttgAAAAAAGAGTCCAGTAGAGGTGCACCCAGAGGAGACGGTTTCCACGAGGAACTTTGGAAACTTTTGTAACGAGGCCTCGAACACGAGTTCCCCCGAGAAACGACTGGAGTAATATGCCAATACTGCGGTAGGAAGGCGaccttctgcttcctctgcaaaTTACAATAACTTTGGTTCATCGCATTCGTCGTTCCAATGAAGGGTGAACCcacgtttttcttcagctggAGAACTCCGAAAGACGCTTTTCGTCTTGGGAACTGGCCGACAAGAGGTcggagtgtctgtacacctgaacATCTCGGTGTGTGTCAGTCGGTAGGTCAGAAAGGAAGCAGCAAGcttttcttttgctttccGCTGGTGAGCGAGAGTCGGCGAGGCAACTCCTTTGCAGTGGGCCAGAGATAACTGAATGTGAAAGAGACTTTGTTCCAAAGGTGCGAGGCGCGCATGCTGATGGAGGAAagtctctgctcctctggGTGTTCGAAAGGTGAGGCAGTCGACgcctgtacagacaccgggAGCTGGCGCGTGTGTGGGTGGAGGCAGCTGACTGTTCGGAGGGGTCTTGCCTGTTGctctgcagaagacgagaaaaactACTGAGCATCCCGAGGAACTGTGGTCTTGAATAGACAGATTCAACTGTAGGGATGCATACACTTGGTGCGAATCGTTTTTTCGCGTACAGAGAGTGTATAGGAGCCTAGGTGGATACTCACTCACCTCGAGGTAGTAGtagagaagcgcgaggagagaagaatgccAACGAAAATGCACAGACGAGTGTCtgtgaaaaaggagacagctaTGGCGTGGACATACACAGAAagatgcagacagagagaaatccgccgagagaagaggattCTTTATATTTTGACTGCGTCGTCTGGCGCTCATTCCAGGTCATGTTTCTTCGTGACAGGGTGTGCGGCAAGCGACGAGAACATTTCTCTTTTCGAGAAAGCGTTCTTCGCACCGTGTTCTGAAGCAGTGACGTTCTCTAGGGGTCCTTTCTTCAACTCGAAACAGCTCGTTGAGTAATGTCTTTCGCGACTTTCCTCGCCTGTTTCAGtcatgcgcatgcagtccgcGGAGTCACGCATGCGGCTTCTGTGGAgagtgtctcgacacctGAGTCGAAATCGGGAGGAAAACGTTCTTGGggcggcgaagagagcgCTTGAAAATGGGATCTCTCGAACAATTTGTGGAGATGCAAGtcggttttttctgtctgttttcttctccttctggaGCAAGgacggaaggagaagctCCCCTGTTTTTCTCAGCGAGAACTGCGTAGATGCCGTGTCTCGTCAACCAGAAGCGACAAAAACGGGCAAACAGTGCCGTCTCGGCCTCTGAATCGAAAGTTTCTTTAGCTGCGAGTtcagtcttctctctctctcttccaatGTCGCTTGCTTTGTCTTTCGTTTGCTGCCCTGCCTCGCagtgtcgcttctcctctccttgcCTTGTCGCATCCAGAGgcttctgcgcctcgcctgtctccagtcGCAGGGCCCCTGGCCCCCCGAgctctgtttcttgtcttttcctccttgtctcttctttctaaGGAGCTCCCTCCCCCATGTCGCCTTGCTCCTCCGCGCTTGCTCAGACACATCTCGGTGCCTGCAGTcactctctgcctctgtttaTCGGGAGTTTTCCTTCGGCTCTTTCTCTAGGTCCTTCCAGCTTCTCTGTCCACAGTTagttgtctcctctcgtcttcttctcctcttcagcCGTCGTCGGCTCTCCCACACAactctccgtctcgccaccatttctctctcttctcctttcttctcccctcccctGGATCCTCCGTGACGTCGGCGATAAAGCGCATTCCTCTTTTCAtgtgcctctcttcttctcccctctctgctctgctcttcttctcctctctgtgaTCAGCTGTTCTTCCGCGTCCTCcgcgtccgtctctctgttcctttctctgcttcccttcctctcctccagaGCGCTCCCtccgtcgctctccttctcgcggcTGCTCGCTACTCCGGCAGCTCCatcctcttcgcttcttcggctgCTCGACGCGTCTAGCGCGCGCGCCaccggtgcatgcagcgactgTGCGCGAAAGATCCAAGTCTGTGCAAGTGCTCGCAGAAAGCCGGAAGCGGTGGCCATGCGCGGGGAGACAAACAAAAACGTCCGAGAAATGACGTGAGCGGCGCGactgaagacgagaaagggacaacgccgacgcagacgcaccACGCGGACGCGACGCGGGAGGTGTCTCGATACCGGCGAAggagtctccttcctcggcGATTCAGACGGACACAATGAGGGAGACGTTGAGCTCTTCTCTGAGGTCTATGCCTCACAGACGATGTCGACCCTCCTCTTCGTTGAGCTggcctcgtctctctgtctctcgtttctctcatTGTGCTCTTCT
This portion of the Toxoplasma gondii ME49 chromosome III, whole genome shotgun sequence genome encodes:
- the MED11 gene encoding mediator complex subunit MED11 (encoded by transcript TGME49_254520~Gene product name based on ToxoDB Community Expert Annotation.) → MASSKPGGASKAGVDAVQEISMMAREVEQQQDTLASQIQRVSTKIRSNAINVKRNEAALEMLKDAGPQAVTYQQVARLFILSPAPKLETSLRKHSAELEQEATKLEGLKDQLVSRLKGVDAQAAELRKSFQQTIAQALQAQRGPAAADSAPGS